Proteins encoded in a region of the Podarcis muralis chromosome 4, rPodMur119.hap1.1, whole genome shotgun sequence genome:
- the IL18BP gene encoding interleukin-18-binding protein encodes MSSATGLHHQARCLLLALICSGTSFQDAAANVQPHISSDLVVQKPSCGKQIRIPCEGYTDYEDSGVMYWLANGQFVSELYPGGEVSEGRTEEKAKGVGLSLKRELIINTFTKKIQNTRFECIILDPAGAARKAVAWKPKPRFRNQPGKVPEQVESSSA; translated from the exons ATGTCTTCAGCCACAG GCCTCCACCACCAGGCACGCTGCCTGCTCTTGGCCCTGATCTGCAGCGGCACCTCCTTCCAAG ATGCAGCCGCAAATGTGCAGCCGCACATATCTTCTGACCTTGTCGTGCAGAAGCCTTCCTGTG gaaAACAGATCCGCATCCCGTGCGAGGGCTACACAGATTACGAAGACAGCGGCGTCATGTACTGGCTGGCCAACGGCCAGTTCGTGTCGGAATTGTACCCAGGTGGAGAAGTGAGCGAGGGGCGCACTGA GGAGAAAGCCAAGGGCGTTGGCCTGTCCCTGAAACGGGAGCTGATCATCAACACCTTCACAAAGAAGATACAGAACACAAGATTTGAATGCATCATCCTCGATCCAGCAGGTGCAGCGCGAAAGGCTGTCGCCTGGAAGCCGAAACCGCGTTTCAGGAATCAGCCTGGCAAAGTCCCAGAGCAGGTTGAGAGCAGCAGCGCCTAA